cccttttgctctctttcCTCAGATCCCAAGGACTAGTATGAAGCTTGGTGTCAAGAGAAAGCCACCTCGTACCCAgcctgtgagcatgtgcatgccCCAGCACTTCACTAGGGCCCTCTATTTCCTGTTGATAGAGATAGTTGACCTTTAGCCTTCGTGGTGAAGGACAGTTTGGTTATTGAGGCTCCCCTGGAAAGCAGAGGGGAATGAGTTGTGTCCTCTATCTTGCCTGGAGCCCTGGGGACCATCCCTGTTGCACAGCCTCAGAACCAGTGTCTCTGCAGTTTTCTGATACCCCCTCACCCTATGAACCAATACTGTTAATGGCCTGATCCCAGGAGGTTTTGCCAGCTTCTAGGTCTTACACACATCATTGCACACTTGGCATTTTAAAGATACACCATAAGGGAGAGTGACTGTGAGTGTTTTGCAGATGGTAGGTGCTCTCTGGACAGAGCAGGGCAGCAGGTCCCACCAGGAAGCCTGTGTGCATGCCGTGGGCATTCATAGCTTGAGAGTCCTGTTTCTGCTGTCCTCCTTTGACTGAAATCCACAGAAATGCAAAGGAGATAAGAACAAGTCATTTGAAGTTGATGACACTGACTCTACCTCTCTCCTTAAGGGTGATTAAGTTAAGTAGAGCTGTCCTTGCCAGGATATTTCCGTCTAGCAGCTTGGAGTTGCCCTTTTATTTTGCTGGCAGTACACACAAGGTAGTGCATACACCCCCAGCTAGGATGGATGGCGTGTTTACCACCCAGTACGATGTTCTGCATAAGGAACACTGGGTTTTCTGGCTGTGCTCAGCCTTCTGGATTCAGGGTCAGCCCTGCCATCTGAATACAAGGTGACAGGTCTAATGCATCTTGTATTTTGCAGTGACAGCTTCTGAGattctttttcaattttctttgaaaGATGTTATTggtgttaagagaaaaaaaatagtaagagtGTTTTCTCCTCAATCAGAGCAGAATGCAACCCTCCTTGTGGCTTCTTGCAGGACAGTATCAGCCTGCTGCTAGAAGCCGTGAGGACCAGAAATGAGGAGCTAGCACAGACATGGAAAAAGTCTGAACAATGGGCCACCATTGAGCAGCTATGCAGTAAGTGTCTCTTTCCTACTACCAAGGGTCATAGTCAGAATATAGACTATGAGCTCTGTCGTTTATACACCGGACCTCTGACCCAGCTGCCTCTTTGGAGTGCTTGGGCAAAGGGACAGACATAGGTGGCAGCCTTGTTAACAGTTTGCAAAAGACAATGTAGGAATGTACTTTCATTCTTCAAGGAAATGGCAATTGAAACATAAAATACCATTGAATTGCTCATCAGAGtgctaaaatggaaaaaaaacaaaaaaccacaaacctgACAGTATCAGGCACTGCAGAGAACATGGGGCAGGTTGGACTTGAACGCTACTTGGGAGTGGGTGCGAGTTTCTGAGGAAACTACACTACAGATACTGGGACTGGGATGAAACAGTCTCACTGTTGAACCTTTACCGGGGCAgaggaagatagaaagaaagcCCACAAAGAGTTTATGTGAGTGTAAATCTGCACAGATGCTCACTGCAGGGGTGTGATGGTTCTCGCAAAAATACCTAGCAACAGGGGAGCAGACTTTAAGTGCAAGTAGGAAGGTGTTTGCTGACTGGAGCCAGAACAGTTGACGTGCTGACAGTTTGGGCTTCTGAGCTGCCCTGCCCCTACCATGCGGCTCTTAGGAGATGTCTTTTTCTGTGCAGACATGACGTATTCTCACTCTACCCTACAGGCACTGTTGGTGTGCAGCTCCCGGGCCTCCATGAGTTTGGTGCAGCTGGGGGCTCTACGCGTGCTGCTACCTCTGCCATGTGGGCCTGTCAGCACTGCACCTTCATGAACCAACCTGGCACAGGCCACTGCGAGATGTGCAGCCTCCCCCGGACCTAGGGCTCTGGGCCTCTGCTGTGTGGGACTGGGCCAGCCCAGCCCTCTCTGAAGTCTGGAGCGCCACATGTTCCCTAGGCCTGAAGCCCACAGCCCTGAAACAGTGGGGCCAGCTACCCTGGTGTTCCAGATATACTGAAGCGTCTCAGTGCAGATCTTGAAGAGAAAGAACCCCAGCTGCTGTGCTGGGGTGGAACAGAACCTcccaactggaaaggcagagcagacctgcccaagaGCACCCCACATGCCTCATTTAGTTAATAACGCCCCACTGTATTGGAGGGACTGAACACCTCTGACCAACCACCTGAAATTGGGGTGCAGAGGGTGCTGCTGTCACCCTGctatctttctttcctcttgagttttgttttctgcCTTCCCACCTTCTCCCCAGTGTTTGGATGGATGttcctggctgtctctgttcCCTTGATGTGGGGCTTTGTGCCTCCTCTGGGAGCATGTGTGGCTAGGGTGTGGTAGCCTTGGTCTGACATGCAGTGTAGTTGGTCCCTGCCCTTTACTTGCCTGAAATCAACAGTTATCAGTAATTCCCACCCAGgaaacttttatttattgtttttttaaagataaaactgCACAGATGGGAGTGAGAGATTTAACTCTGCTCTTTCCTCCTTCAGTGCAGCCCCTCTTGGGTGGTTAATTGGGCAGGAGGCCACAATCGTTTCTCCTCTGAAGCAAACCTCAGTGCCTGAGACTTTCCTGCCACGCTGTAGACAGTGGCAGTGGGTAGCATGGGTGGGTCATCAGAGCAGTAGAGGCTCTTGCCTGACAGTCAGCCCCTTCAAGTCTATGGGCAGCCCTGGAGTTCTGGTCCCGTCTCCTAGCACTGTTTCTTTACCCAGTGAGTCCCTGCACTATGGCCTTCTTGCGCAGTGCTGTGGCAGTTGAGAAAGCCTAGAAAGGGTGCCCATGTGACCACTGTGAGGCAGATAGAAACAGTCTCTGAGGGTCCTGTGTGGCTGTGTTGTGACAGCCCTTACCCAGGTAAGATACGGATATCTTGATGCCTCGTTGCCTTAATGAGAGCTAAGTCAACTGTCCTTCATCCTGGGAAAGGCATGCCAACTGTGGACTGCTGGGAGTCATGTGTGTCACTTTAGTAGAATGCACCCATGCTTCCTTCCGCATCTTTGGCCCTGTGGACAGAACGCTTGTTGATAGGTTATCGTGTGGCAGGGCTGGCCAGCACCCTTTGGTCTCACCTGGCATGAGATCTGAAGCTAAAGCCCTGGGACTGTGGAGCCATTGGGCTTGGTTTGGTATTGACAGGGTCATCCTGGAAGGTCAGGAGTGGTAGCAAGGCAAGCAAATCTCTCCAGCTATCTGCCAGCAGTATGTAGAGAAAGTACTGAGGGCTGTCTGATCTCCCTCCTGGTAGTGTCCCTGGCTAGGACTTcacatttctggttttttttttttttttttttttggtccctaAGTCGGGTAGACTGGATGTTCTGGCATTTCTGTGTCTGCGATTTAGCTGTGTTTCTGATGCCAATCGTAGCACCGTTACTCATGCTGGGCAGGTGCTGGACAGCACAGACTCTGGAGACCTGTTTGCCACTGCTTATTCCCCCAGTCATCTTTGTCTACAAAGTTAATTACGTTCTCATGTTCTGGCATCCACGTAATTCCTGTTTTCTCTGACTTTTAGCTAAAGAAATTTTTGTGATTTCTCTGCTTATGGTTTTGAGTTACTCTTTGTTCAGTAATGCACTTTATTTTATTGTCCAAAGAGAAGCTAAAGCTACCAGCTTGGGGTGAGCCCTACAGAAGGTTCAGACCTGGGCAGCTCACCTACCTCCTCTTACATGGAGGTGGCCCTGGTCCCACCTCTAATCCCTACTGTCCTCAGGCACTACAACTCCAAAAGAGGTGCCTGTGAGCACACCCACCCAAGTGAACCCAGTGGCTGCCATGGTCCTCTTTAGGCTCAGAGATGGGGTCTAGCCCTGGCCTTGCTCTGACCAGCCTGCTCCTGGGACATGGGTGCTCCCGCTTCGGCTCTGCTTTGGGCTCATGGGTGTGCATTGGCTGGGTGTGGACTCTACTTCTTTGGCCCCAGCCCTGCAGTGGAACCTAATAAAAGCACCTGAAGCGATTGTCCTGCCCCCGGTGCATCGTTCCTGTGCCCAGACCACTGTCCGCcggtgtggcgtgtgtgtgtgtgtgtgtgtgtgtgtgtgtgtgtgttgccttgtAAGGCACAGGGACAGTCTGAGTGTCAGAACCTGGTGTGCAGAAGATAGACTGAGGACGCTGCAGAGGAAGAACTCATCTCCCACTTGTTTCCATCCAAGGGGTCTTCAGAGCAGCCTGGGACCTGGGCTCAGATCTGTCCAGAGGCCACTCAGAAATGATaaaataggtttttgtttttattttcttgcttttttttttttttttttttttttttaatttagagctgggtatggtggtctgtgcctttattcccagtactctggaggcacaAACAGGCTACGACTGTAAAATTACTTGTGGGCTGGGGGTGCAATTCTAGacagggctttttgttttgttttagtaagctttgctgttctggaactagcgttgtagaccaggctgaccttgaactcacagagatccacctgcctctgcttcctgagtgctgggattaaaggcatataccacctcACATCTTTTAttagtggctttttttttctatgtgcttTTGTAGACATAAATAGCTCAATAAAAGATGTAGGAGCCCCTGGAGCTATTGGGGATTGTGAGCTccctatgtggatgctgggaattaaacttgggtctTCCGTAAGAATAGTatgtgctcttaagtgctgagccatctctctagccccaggatGGTTTGTCCACTGCAATTTTCAGATGAGCATTCTTTTAAGAGTCAAGGTTAcctaggctggccccaaactcaatTCAAgtattcctgcctcagcctccggcGTAGCTGCCACTCCAGAAGCATAGGCAGTGGCATCTAGTTTCTGATGAGTGCTCTAGAAGAGTGGTGGTTACGTCATCTCGTACATGAGCCTTATTCAGAGTAGGATTCTCAGCCTGCTCCCTGTAGGACCTGCAAGTAGAGATATCgttgaagaaaatgttaaagtttCGCTTAGACCCGGCTCATCAGGGTTCTCGGCATCCTCTGCTCTAGTTCAGAATCGCATCCTGCCGGAGTTCATGAGTGGAGGAAAGGCTCTTCTGGCTGGCTGGTCTGAAGCACATTTTTCCCTGATCAAGGGACTGAACAGTGTGCTAAGCCACCCTACTACAGCGAGCccctgccatatgggtgctgccCTCTCAGGTGCTGCATACAACCTTGCCCCAGAGCCACCTCTGCTCAACAGGTAGGTGAGCTGAGGCAAGGACCCTGACGTGAACCCGAGTAACTTGCAGGACTGCATTACACTGGGCCATCCTCCAGCTTTCCACCTCCCACTGTAAACTTGGCTCTTCGCTAAGCCAGTCCTTGCAGGGCGTTCCCGCCATCTAGCGGACCGCAGAGCAGCCGTCCCCGCCCCTGCAGCAggccccggccacgcccccgcaGCGGCCGCTTTACGGCGGAGGCCGCGCCGCGCCGTGGGCGGCCGTAAAGCCTGGAGGCGGCACCGCCCCTCAAGGCTGAGCTCTGGCCCGGCGCCCGCAGGATGGCGGGCGCTTCCTCGCGCGTGCACTACCTGTCGGACTTCGGCTGCCCGCTCGGAGGCCGAGCGGCGGGGCAGCCGCATGTGCTGCGACATGAGGCGGAGGTCTTTTTGTCCACCGGGCGCGAACTCGTCTACGTGTATGACCATGAGGGCGGGCTGCTGACGGTgagcggcgggcgggcgggcggcgcCGTTCCGAGGTGAGCCGGGGCCGCGTGTGCCCTCGCCTGACCTCGCTCTCCTGGCGCCCAGGCGGTGTACCAGTTTCCCGACCAGGTATGGCACCTGCAGCTCCTGGCCGTCCGCAGGGCGCTCTACGTCCTGTGTGCCCGGACTGGCATCTACTGCCTGTCGTTGGACTCACTGGACAGGTGAGGGGCGTGGCCCCACGCGGCCCGGCAAGTGCACAAGTCGCGTCCCCAGGGAGGCCTGCTTTCATTCCCTCCTCCGAGCCTTGCGCGGTTTGCCCCGTAGTAGTCCTTTTGACGGCCACTGGCGACACGCTGGGGTTGGAGGCAGGGGACTGCGGTCTAGGCCATCCATTCCTGCACTTGGAACCCTCCGATACCTGTGCATCTGCAGGCGTGGCAGCAGAGTGTCTACTTCTATGAAGTACTTAGCTGTTGAGGCTCGGGTAGTGCAGCCAGAAGCACCACTGTCATTGCCCTCGGGTGCCTGGCAAGACCTCTTAGAAGTGGGTCTCAGAAAGAGGTGTCTCTGGCAAGTAGTGACAGCAAAAGCTTGTTGGCCATTGGCTTGTACTGGAAGAACTCAGCGTGCACAGCCCAGATACAGCCTCGATAGTAGTTCCCACACTGATAAGCTTTGTCTGCAGAGCTGTTTCCGGCTGATCCATGTGtcaagtggagagagagagagagagagagagagagagagagagagagagagagagagagagagagagagagagtgagtgtgtgtgtgtgtcccctgctGAATGGCCTGTGATGTCTCCTGCCTAGCCTACTCAGAGCAAGTCAGGTTATTGTTGTTGAACATGATGTGGGTCTGCCCCACCCAATACTGACTATGGTTCCATTGTTCCTGAAGGTCTGGGAGCCAGGCCTGTGAGGACAAAGAGGATGAGGCTCCCCCTTACCCTGTGATCCATGTGGACCCAGATGCCTGTGTCCTCCCTGACTCTACCCTCTGTGCCTTCACTGTGCTGGATGATATGCTGGTCACCCTGGCACAGGGCCCCACCCAGTGGAAGATGAAGCTGTTTGAGCATCCCTGTGAAGGGGAGGAGCCTCAGCCTGGAGTCCAGGTTGGGGAGGTGGAGCTGTCTACCTGCACCCCTCCAGGTGGGGTGCCAGGGAAGCCTACAGCCCCGTGCTTCCTGCCAGTGCTGTGTTGCGTGTTCCCACCAGACTTCAGGGCACCTCACAGTCACCCCCCCCAGGGCTGCGGGTGCCTCATGCTGGAGGAGGCCCTCTTTGGTCTACTCTTTGGAGTCGATGCCACCCTCCTGCAGTCCCCTGTGATCCTCTGTGGTCTCCCTGATGGCCAGCTTTGTTGTGTGGTCCTGAAGGCCTTGGTCACCTCTGGGTTAGCCCCTGGTGACCCAAAGGTTCTGGTCAAGATCCTCCACCACCTAGAGGAGCCTGTGATCTTCATTGGGGCTTTGAGGGCAGAGCCACACGAGGAGGAAGCAGCAAGAGAGTTGCTGCCTGGCGAGGATGTGCACGCTGACTGCCTAGTGGCCCTTGGTCACCAGGGCCGGACACTGGCCATCAAGGCCAGCTGGAGCGAGTCAGGGGATCTGGTGCCAGAGCTCCGTGAGTATTGCCTTCCCGGGCCTGTGCTCTGTGCCGCCTGTGGCAGGGATGGCCACTTGTACCACAGCACCCCCTCAGACCTCTGCATGGTAGACCTGACTCGGAGAGACAGTCCTTGGAATGCTGAAAAGCCAGACGGGGCCATAGGAGGTCTGCCCTCGGTGCTGTGCCCAGTCACCTTGAACATCTGCAGTGCCCTCGCTCTGTGTGTGACAGCAAGGGTGCCTACAGGTATGATCTGCCATTCGGCATCACAGGCTCCTCCTTGCCTTTCTGTTTGGCGAGACTTTTGCTAAGCCATCAGGTGTGGGGTTTCCTCATCAGGCTCACAGACCAGAAGTTCACTCACCCCGTCTTGGGGTCAAAGGACCTTGTATGTGTGTCCTCCCTGGGATTGGGCTGGGGCCCCTCAGTTGAGCAGCACAAGCATGTGGCTTGTGGGGTTGGTTTAAGAGCATCCCCCATAGCAGCACTCAAATTGGGTCAGGCCAAACCCCCACGTGTCCTCTGAGAGCTCGAGGaacctgctgctgctgtgtggccCGCTTATGAGCCAGTCAGAGGGTGTCTCAGAGCTCTCTATGGGGACTTCAGCTAAGTTTGCCTGACTCCGGCACAAGAGGAAGGCAtcgctcccctcccccagtgtcTTCCCACTAAGATCAGCCAAGCATATATTAAAGCCTGTTCCAGAAAACATttaacaggaggaaaaaaaaaatgcttggacAGAAAGACCCAGACCTCTTCAGGTGAGGGAGCGTGGCCTGAGACTAGGGTCCCTATGAACTGACTTCCAGCTACTAAACTGCCCACTTTGGAGTTCGTGTTAAGAGCTATGTTGGGTATAGGGAAGCAAGCAGACCCTTGGCGGGGCGGGGCAGCCGTACAGGGTGGACAGGCTAGAGATTGGGGGTGAGCAGAGCGCTCAGCCTCTGGGGCGCTTTGCTTTGGAAGGCTCAGCAGCCTTGCTCTGTGTGGCCTGTTGAAGGCTGTGACACATTACCCTTGTGTGGCCCCTCTTTGTCCTATCTGTGTGGACCAGTTGCCACCATGGCACCACCTCTGTGGTGCATCACCTTATGTAGGCACAGAGATCAGTATTCCCATCTCTGTCCAGACCCGTGGTATGTGTGGGCTTCACAGGCCTCCCCTCATCTCCTTTCTGGGGCTCAGAGCAAACAGCTCTGAGTATCTGGCAGCTGCTGCATACTTATGACCGGCCCTGCATGTGTCCATCATCAGGTAGCACGGAGCTCCTGGCCCTGTCTTCTAAAGGACGGCTGATTACCTGCAGTCTGGACTTGAACTCTAAGGCACCTGTGCCTGACAAGATGAGCGTGGCAAATGCAGGCCAGAAAATTAAGGAGCTGCTCGTGGACATCGGTGATGTCTCTGAGAGGTGAGCTGCAGGCTCTGGCTCAAGTAGAGCTTGTGCCCTGTCCTTAGGGGTCAGCATGCTGTGTGGAACTGACCCGGGCTAGGGAGGTTTTGGGTAACAACCATCTGtgtggctgtctctgcctctgtctccatcaGGAGCCAACATATTTGCACACAAATCCTCAGACGACAGGAGACCCCTTTCTTCCCTATGACAGAACCTAGAAATATTCTAATACCAATCCCTCGCCTGCTTCCGTGGACCCTCCTTAGAGGCCAGAGGGACCTGCTCTCAGCAAAGCTTCCAACACCAGACCCAAGGAGGACATCTTTCCCTGACCTGTCCCCCGGCCACCTTCAGTGCTCGTCCCTCTTGTCCCTCATGACTGTGAGCTTTATGGCCTTGTGACTTGAGGATATTCCCATAAGGCCTAGCACCCACTGTCACTGTGGAGTGTtgcaaaaggaaaaaggggccGATTGGGACATCTGAAGTGATCTCTGGGGTAGCGCAGCCCTAGTAGTCAAAGACCAGTTCAGTATCTCCAGCCCTACCTGCGATAGCCAAGAATAAAGATCAGGTCAAGCAACACCAAGTATCCTCCAGAGTATGCTGCAGATGTACTCCTTGGGCCTGGGAGCTGCTTGCATCCTCAGAGCTGGTGCTTGAACCATGGTCTGGTCCCTTTCCCCCAGGGAGTCTGCAGACACGGCTCCCTCTGCTGTGATCTTTCTCCTGGGTGTCATGACTGTCCTTTGCAGGGTGTCCTTCCTGAAAAAAGCTGTTGACCAGCGCAACAAGGCCATAACCAGTCTCAATGAGGCCATGAATGTGAGCTGCGCCCTGCTGTCCAGTCAGGAGGGTGATCGGCCCATCTCATGTTCCATCGCCACCTCCTGGAGCCGCCTGGAGATGCGAGACATGCTGATGGCCACCTGCACACTGGAGAATAACAGCAGCTTCAGCCTGGACCAGGGCTGGACCTTGTGTATTCAGGTGCTGACTAGTTCCTCTGCCTTAGACCTGGATGGGACCGGCTCAGCTTTCACGTACACCATCCCAGTGGACAGACTGGGCCCAGGCAGCCGGCGGGAAGTGACGCTGCCCCTGGGCCCTAGTGAGAGTGGTGTGCTCGACCTGCCTGTGACCATGTCCTGCTGGCTCTTCTACAGCCTCAGGGAGGTGGTGGGTGGGGCCCTGGCCCCCTCAGATCCTCTAGACGTCCCCTACCTGGAGAAGCTccctctcaaccttcctaagcaAGAAGGCGTCTGCCTGCCCCTGTGCAAGCGCACAGTGGACATGCTGCAGGGCCTGCGCTTTCCCGGGGTGACCTCGCACCCTGCACAGGCCCCCTGCGTGCCTGGCCCTGCCTGTGACGCTGTGGAAACTTTCCTGAGGACCTGCCAAGCCCCTGGCAGTGAGCCCGCCGGTGCCGCCTCCCTGCGGGCCAAGTACCTGCCTCCATCCACAGCCTCCATCAGGGTGTCTGCAGGCCTTCTCAGAGCAGCCCTGGAGGGCAGTCACGCAGGTTGGTGGAATGGCCGGCTTATCTTTGGCTTCAGGGCCCTACAGCCGGTGGAAGTAGGGTATCCCTTTCTCTCCCCGTGGCTCCTACAAGCCCCACTGCATCCAGACTACTGTTGGATCTTGTGTCATGTTGTCGTGTCATGGTCCTTTGTGAGTTCTCTTAAACTATGAGTAGGCACAACCTAAGCAGAGGCAGATGTCACTAGAGAGCAGCTTGGTAAGCTCTCACACACGGTGCGCCTTGGGGTCTCCAGGCCAAAAGCTGGTCTGTCAGAGTTCTGTCACAGCACTGGGCCTGGCTTTTGTTCCTGTGTGTGAagagtcatttttattgtttggggCTGCATCTATGGCAGAAGTGTCCTGGTCGTCAGTACCCCTGTCCTGCTCTCAATGGATGTTGGGTTGCGTATCTggtttctgtctgtcctggagaGAGCTGCCACAGTCTGTCTGTCACAGCACTTCTGCCTGTGCACACAGAGCAGCTAGGACCTTGCCATGTGCCTCCCAGGATGACCTGAGTCCTGGGTCCATGACTTCCTGACAGTCTGTATTCCTCCCTGTCTGTTGTGTAACTAGCCTAGCTTCTGACTTGTTGAAGGGCTGTGAGCGTTTGGGACACTTAGGTAGCATTGGGAAAGGAGCATCTGCGGAAGCCGCACAGGTGCCTAAGCTCCAGCAGACGCCTCTCTCTTGCAGGTTTCCACCTGTGCAATGCTACCCTGCAGTGGCTCCTCGCTGAGAACGCTGCTGTGGATGTTGTGAGAGCTCAGGCCCTGTCTTCCATCCAGGGAATAGCCCCAGATGGAACTGATGTCAACCTCATCGTCCATGAGGCAAGCAGGGGCCACTCTGTTCTTGGGGAGACGGACCTCAGGGCTCACGGTCCTCAGTGGGTCCCTGGGACATTGCTTATGAAGGGTTACTTTAGCTGGCCTATCAGTGTCGAGAACCAGTCCTGTCTAACTGTATCCGGCATGGGTTCCCATTCTTGTGCACTGCTAGGTCACTGTGGACAGTGAATGCAGTAGCCATCCCAGGCTAGTACCAGCTAACTGTTGGACCACTAGAGGGCGATGCACTCCCTTCAAGTGAGCATCCATCcatccccctacacacacacacacacacacgccccaacCGGACCTTTAAATCTTCCTAGCAGAGACTTTTGGAGACTAGCCCTGTCTGCCAAGAGCTGTGGGCCTCTACCCCCAGAGCTCAGGTCATGTCCTCTGAGCTCCTTAGCCCCATTGTCCACTGTACTTCCCCTTAAAGCCAGGCTGTGGCCAGCTTCTAAACCAGACAGTTCCTACGAACTGGCAGAGTAGGAACTGGCAGTAGTTACAGTTGGTGGACAGCGTCTGTGCTTATGGCCACATGGAGAAACCATTAGTTCCCTGGCCTTTCTGCAATCCCCAAGTTCTGGGTCTTATGCCACTGTgtgaagagaaagccatccatgGTTAACACAGGACGACCCATCCATGGTTAACACAGTAAGAAcctcctgggaggggctgagaTGCCCACAGACAGACTCCTCGGCTCCCTGTGTCAGGACCTCACTTCTTGGCATAGAGCCAAGTATAGCTTGGGTCTTGATGTGTCTCAGAATGAGGTGGGGCCTACAGGATTGGACTGTCATCCTGATACGGTTGTCCCCTGCAGGCAGGTTTCTCTAGTCAGCTCACCTTTAAAGTATAAAGAACAGTCCAGGCCGTGTACAGTCCAGACCGTGTTGCAGCTCCTCAAGGTCTCATATGTTGCAGGTAGCTGTGACTGATTTGAGCCCTGCAGGCCCCATCCAGGCTGTGGAGATCCAAGTGGAGAGCTCCTCTCTGGCCAACATGTGCAGGGTGCACCATGCCATCATCAGACGAATACAGGTACCATAGCCAGCAGGGGTGGGTTAGGGCTTCTGGAAGGAGGCTCTGAAGGCAGTAAGCCACTGCTGTCTGGGTTTCCTCTGTGGACCCACCCAACTGAGCAACACGGTACATAGCCATGTGAGCCCTCCCAGCAAACAGGACCCTCCCTTCCAGATGTCCCGTCAGCCCGTGTCACCCACGTTCAAAAAGGTCTGAGTCATGTCTGAAGTTTCTAGTCGTTTCTTGTCATGTCTGGGTCTGAGCCCCAGTAATGGATTTCAGGCCAATGTACCTAAGTGGGGAACAGCCAGGGAGGCCACATCA
The nucleotide sequence above comes from Arvicanthis niloticus isolate mArvNil1 chromosome 6, mArvNil1.pat.X, whole genome shotgun sequence. Encoded proteins:
- the Faap100 gene encoding Fanconi anemia core complex-associated protein 100 isoform X1, with translation MAGASSRVHYLSDFGCPLGGRAAGQPHVLRHEAEVFLSTGRELVYVYDHEGGLLTAVYQFPDQVWHLQLLAVRRALYVLCARTGIYCLSLDSLDRSGSQACEDKEDEAPPYPVIHVDPDACVLPDSTLCAFTVLDDMLVTLAQGPTQWKMKLFEHPCEGEEPQPGVQVGEVELSTCTPPGGVPGKPTAPCFLPVLCCVFPPDFRAPHSHPPQGCGCLMLEEALFGLLFGVDATLLQSPVILCGLPDGQLCCVVLKALVTSGLAPGDPKVLVKILHHLEEPVIFIGALRAEPHEEEAARELLPGEDVHADCLVALGHQGRTLAIKASWSESGDLVPELREYCLPGPVLCAACGRDGHLYHSTPSDLCMVDLTRRDSPWNAEKPDGAIGGLPSVLCPVTLNICSALALCVTARVPTGSTELLALSSKGRLITCSLDLNSKAPVPDKMSVANAGQKIKELLVDIGDVSERVSFLKKAVDQRNKAITSLNEAMNVSCALLSSQEGDRPISCSIATSWSRLEMRDMLMATCTLENNSSFSLDQGWTLCIQVLTSSSALDLDGTGSAFTYTIPVDRLGPGSRREVTLPLGPSESGVLDLPVTMSCWLFYSLREVVGGALAPSDPLDVPYLEKLPLNLPKQEGVCLPLCKRTVDMLQGLRFPGVTSHPAQAPCVPGPACDAVETFLRTCQAPGSEPAGAASLRAKYLPPSTASIRVSAGLLRAALEGSHAGFHLCNATLQWLLAENAAVDVVRAQALSSIQGIAPDGTDVNLIVHEVAVTDLSPAGPIQAVEIQVESSSLANMCRVHHAIIRRIQTMVTEQAARGASPPDLRMQYLQQIHANHQELLREVQALREQLCTEDEVASCTTAQKLLKIYKQLRNPSLVLL
- the Faap100 gene encoding Fanconi anemia core complex-associated protein 100 isoform X2 codes for the protein MLVTLAQGPTQWKMKLFEHPCEGEEPQPGVQVGEVELSTCTPPGGVPGKPTAPCFLPVLCCVFPPDFRAPHSHPPQGCGCLMLEEALFGLLFGVDATLLQSPVILCGLPDGQLCCVVLKALVTSGLAPGDPKVLVKILHHLEEPVIFIGALRAEPHEEEAARELLPGEDVHADCLVALGHQGRTLAIKASWSESGDLVPELREYCLPGPVLCAACGRDGHLYHSTPSDLCMVDLTRRDSPWNAEKPDGAIGGLPSVLCPVTLNICSALALCVTARVPTGSTELLALSSKGRLITCSLDLNSKAPVPDKMSVANAGQKIKELLVDIGDVSERVSFLKKAVDQRNKAITSLNEAMNVSCALLSSQEGDRPISCSIATSWSRLEMRDMLMATCTLENNSSFSLDQGWTLCIQVLTSSSALDLDGTGSAFTYTIPVDRLGPGSRREVTLPLGPSESGVLDLPVTMSCWLFYSLREVVGGALAPSDPLDVPYLEKLPLNLPKQEGVCLPLCKRTVDMLQGLRFPGVTSHPAQAPCVPGPACDAVETFLRTCQAPGSEPAGAASLRAKYLPPSTASIRVSAGLLRAALEGSHAGFHLCNATLQWLLAENAAVDVVRAQALSSIQGIAPDGTDVNLIVHEVAVTDLSPAGPIQAVEIQVESSSLANMCRVHHAIIRRIQTMVTEQAARGASPPDLRMQYLQQIHANHQELLREVQALREQLCTEDEVASCTTAQKLLKIYKQLRNPSLVLL